In one window of Duganella dendranthematis DNA:
- the gspL gene encoding type II secretion system protein GspL encodes MTTLIIRYPAKASVDSGAAQTCAFALVGDGGNLLQQGAAPLGNLGDMVAAARRVTLLLAASDTALLRMKTPPLSGAKLKAALPALVEEQVLGDPADCVLAATAADDEGMRTVAVVQRAWLEVLVKALLAQGAQAVSVMPSQLCLPFQPGAVSAALVPGDAGFDLVMRQSQFEGLGMTLPAQPQAALQTLRVLAGEQPVTLYVSAAQRAQLAPLAAEIAHLTLEEDHWAHWVAGARSAGLDLAPALGNNGASARAWQRWRWPVRIAVLAVLINVVGVNIEWMRLKGEAKAVSQSMTQTFKSVYPKEPLVAAPLEQMQRNIRLAKASSGEAGGDEFVTLSAAFGEAMNVLPRKDIIASLEYKDHALLIKVKPNTVDGTAVQQLRAALAGRKLDMQEPVPGAWKIQPLSAGGKS; translated from the coding sequence TTGACTACACTAATCATCCGCTATCCGGCCAAGGCCAGCGTCGACAGCGGCGCGGCCCAGACCTGCGCGTTCGCGCTGGTGGGCGACGGCGGCAACCTGCTGCAGCAAGGCGCGGCGCCGCTGGGCAACCTGGGCGACATGGTGGCGGCGGCACGCCGGGTGACGCTGCTGCTGGCGGCATCGGACACCGCGCTGCTGCGCATGAAAACGCCGCCGCTGTCAGGCGCCAAGCTGAAGGCGGCCTTGCCGGCGCTGGTGGAAGAACAGGTGCTGGGCGATCCGGCTGATTGCGTATTGGCCGCCACCGCCGCCGACGACGAAGGCATGCGCACCGTGGCCGTGGTGCAGCGCGCGTGGCTGGAAGTGCTGGTCAAGGCGCTGCTGGCGCAGGGCGCGCAGGCGGTGTCGGTGATGCCGTCGCAATTGTGCCTGCCGTTCCAGCCGGGCGCCGTCTCGGCCGCGCTGGTGCCGGGCGACGCCGGTTTCGACCTGGTGATGCGCCAGTCGCAGTTTGAAGGCTTGGGTATGACGCTGCCGGCGCAGCCGCAAGCCGCGCTGCAAACGTTGCGTGTGCTGGCCGGCGAGCAGCCGGTTACGCTGTACGTGTCGGCCGCGCAGAGAGCGCAACTGGCGCCGCTGGCTGCCGAGATTGCGCATCTGACGCTGGAAGAGGACCATTGGGCGCACTGGGTAGCCGGCGCGCGCAGCGCGGGGCTGGACCTGGCGCCGGCGCTGGGCAACAACGGCGCCTCGGCGCGCGCGTGGCAGCGCTGGCGCTGGCCGGTGCGCATCGCCGTGCTAGCGGTGCTGATCAATGTGGTGGGCGTAAATATCGAATGGATGCGCCTCAAGGGCGAAGCCAAGGCCGTCAGCCAGTCGATGACACAGACCTTCAAATCGGTCTATCCGAAAGAACCGCTGGTGGCGGCGCCGCTGGAACAGATGCAGCGCAATATCCGCCTGGCGAAAGCCAGCAGCGGCGAAGCGGGCGGCGACGAATTCGTCACCCTGAGCGCAGCCTTTGGCGAAGCCATGAACGTCCTGCCACGCAAGGACATCATCGCCTCGCTGGAATACAAGGACCATGCATTGCTGATCAAGGTCAAACCGAATACCGTGGACGGGACGGCGGTGCAGCAACTGCGCGCCGCCCTGGCCGGCCGCAAGCTGGATATGCAGGAGCCGGTGCCGGGCGCCTGGAAGATCCAGCCGCTTAGCGCTGGAGGAAAATCATGA